GACCGATTCGCCGCAGCGCGCGCACAGGCAGGCCCGCACCGGCCGGCCGGGCAGGTCCTCGGGGCGTAGGGGAACGGCGACCGGGGTCAGGCGGAAAAGCGCCTCGTCAGGGATCGTGGCCAAAAGCGCCGGGGCGGCGTCCTTGTCCGGGCCGTCCTCGCGCTCGGTCACGCGCACGGCGGCCCCGGTGCGCAGGTTGACGAACGTGGCCGCCATCTTGCCGTAATCGAGCACCTTCATGGTGCGCTTGCCGGGCCGGCAGCCGGTCAGGGCCATGATGGCGTCCGTGGCGCAGCGGTCGATCTCCACGAAGACGATCAGATTCTTGCGGTCCGCGCCCTTGGGGTCGGCGATGCCGATCTCCCGCAGGCCGGCCATGGTCATGCGGGTGCCGATCCTGAT
This window of the Solidesulfovibrio fructosivorans JJ] genome carries:
- a CDS encoding FmdE family protein yields the protein MDTTQSETYARLLEEAGRFHGDVCRGIRIGTRMTMAGLREIGIADPKGADRKNLIVFVEIDRCATDAIMALTGCRPGKRTMKVLDYGKMAATFVNLRTGAAVRVTEREDGPDKDAAPALLATIPDEALFRLTPVAVPLRPEDLPGRPVRACLCARCGESVLDGREIVFGGETLCRACFEGRSYYSPSA